The following are encoded together in the Rhizobium sp. SSA_523 genome:
- a CDS encoding ABC transporter ATP-binding protein, which yields MTMPILDVKNIRVTFPIRGGSLFSASGPTELLAVSDVDLAIRPGETLGIVGESGCGKSTLARAILRLVNAEGRAIWNGKTDLMRLSPRQMLSYRSDIQMIFQDPVASLNPRLPIGEIIAEPLRTHRKQLSARDIRSQVVEMMMRVGLRPEQINHFPHQFSGGQCQRIGIARALISRPRLVICDEPVSALDVSIRAQIINLLVDLQKEMGLALLFISHDLNVVRHISDRVMVLYLGRVVETGSTRALFSSARHPYTRALLSAIPSHDPQSEREPGLMLLDGELPSPINPPSGCAFRTRCPQAQPLCIQNVPSLSPGAEDAQRVACHFPLSPSLRHGI from the coding sequence ATGACCATGCCGATCCTTGATGTCAAAAACATCCGTGTGACCTTCCCGATTCGAGGCGGTTCGCTATTTTCCGCGTCCGGGCCAACCGAGCTTCTGGCGGTTAGCGACGTCGATCTTGCGATACGGCCGGGCGAAACGCTGGGTATCGTTGGTGAATCCGGCTGCGGAAAATCGACCTTGGCCCGGGCAATCCTTCGTTTGGTGAACGCGGAAGGAAGAGCGATCTGGAATGGCAAGACAGATCTGATGCGCCTGTCGCCGCGTCAAATGTTGTCCTATCGATCCGACATCCAGATGATCTTTCAGGATCCGGTCGCAAGTCTCAATCCGCGGCTTCCGATCGGTGAGATCATCGCGGAACCGCTCAGGACACACCGCAAGCAACTCAGCGCGAGGGATATTCGCTCTCAGGTCGTCGAAATGATGATGCGCGTCGGGCTAAGGCCCGAACAGATCAATCACTTTCCCCACCAGTTTTCCGGAGGTCAATGTCAGCGGATCGGCATTGCCAGAGCCCTGATTTCCAGACCCAGACTTGTCATCTGCGACGAGCCGGTTTCCGCGCTCGACGTTTCGATCCGGGCTCAGATCATCAATCTTCTCGTTGATTTGCAGAAGGAGATGGGCCTGGCCCTCCTTTTCATCTCACACGACCTGAATGTCGTACGACATATATCCGACCGCGTCATGGTCCTCTATCTCGGACGAGTCGTAGAGACAGGGTCGACGCGAGCGCTCTTCAGCTCAGCCCGGCATCCCTATACGCGCGCTCTTCTCTCCGCGATACCCTCGCACGATCCTCAGTCGGAGCGCGAGCCAGGCCTTATGCTCCTCGATGGAGAGTTGCCAAGTCCGATCAATCCGCCTTCCGGCTGTGCGTTCCGCACGCGTTGCCCGCAGGCGCAGCCACTGTGCATTCAAAATGTGCCGTCTCTGTCGCCGGGCGCAGAGGATGCGCAGCGTGTGGCCTGTCATTTTCCGCTGTCACCATCACTCAGACACGGGATTTAA
- a CDS encoding ABC transporter ATP-binding protein encodes MALLEVRNLEVKFKMHGGDITVVRGVNFSLDRGETLAIVGESGSGKSQTAFAILGLLAKNGEAHGSVVFDGQEILNAPAKTLSPIRTRRIGIVFQDPMTSLNPYMRVSDQLIEVLEFHQGKTRSAARAEALRMLDAVKIPDAKSRMDYYPHEFSGGMRQRVMIAMSLLCRPDILIGDEPTTALDVTVQAQIMQLLSELRRDFGMGLILITHDLGVVAGATDSIMVMYGGLVMEKGRVADVFRRPTHPYTRGLLNSMPGPHNQTRRMLAIPGNPPNMARPPQGCPFAPRCEWVTDPCQQSLQPLVETAAGGSRACNLELEELQS; translated from the coding sequence ATGGCTCTTCTGGAGGTGCGCAATCTTGAGGTAAAGTTCAAGATGCATGGTGGTGACATCACCGTTGTGCGCGGTGTCAACTTTTCGCTGGATCGGGGTGAAACCCTGGCAATCGTCGGCGAATCTGGCTCCGGCAAGAGCCAGACCGCCTTTGCGATCCTGGGTCTCCTCGCCAAAAATGGAGAAGCGCACGGCTCGGTCGTCTTCGATGGCCAGGAAATTCTCAACGCCCCCGCCAAGACATTGAGTCCGATCCGAACGCGGAGGATCGGAATTGTCTTTCAAGATCCGATGACCTCTCTCAATCCCTATATGCGGGTTTCCGATCAATTGATCGAGGTCCTCGAATTCCACCAGGGCAAAACGCGAAGTGCAGCTCGGGCGGAAGCGCTGCGCATGCTGGATGCGGTCAAGATTCCGGATGCCAAGTCGCGTATGGATTATTACCCGCATGAATTCTCCGGCGGCATGCGTCAGAGGGTCATGATTGCCATGTCGCTTCTCTGCCGCCCGGACATTCTGATCGGAGACGAGCCGACCACGGCACTGGATGTCACCGTTCAGGCTCAGATCATGCAGCTTCTGTCCGAATTGCGACGGGACTTCGGCATGGGGCTTATCCTCATCACACATGATCTGGGAGTGGTGGCAGGCGCCACGGATTCCATCATGGTGATGTATGGAGGACTGGTGATGGAGAAAGGACGCGTGGCGGACGTGTTCCGGCGACCAACCCACCCTTACACCCGGGGTCTGTTGAATTCCATGCCCGGACCTCACAATCAGACCCGCCGGATGCTCGCTATACCGGGCAATCCTCCCAATATGGCCAGGCCGCCGCAGGGCTGCCCTTTCGCGCCCCGCTGCGAATGGGTGACGGATCCCTGTCAGCAATCGCTCCAGCCGCTTGTCGAGACCGCCGCAGGCGGCTCGCGTGCCTGCAATCTTGAGCTGGAGGAGTTGCAGTCATGA
- a CDS encoding ABC transporter permease, which translates to MTAHYSESPAEKQRTVENLSEARSPWQDSLARFRSNRGAVVSFFALCLILLFAGSGSLLAAWPIDQIDFAVMIDVPNLGAPSFSNGHYFGVDELGRDLFARTVQGTQISLAVGIVGASIAVVVGTVYGAVAGFVGGRVDALMMRLVDILLAIPYMFVLILMLVMFGRSIVILFVGIGLLAWLDMSRIVRGQTLSLKHKDYVEAARATGVSSAVIIRRHILPNLISIVIVYATLLVPGMILAESFISFLGLGVQEPQTSLGALISEGAKTMSYGMLWQLAFPLLFFISTLCSLYFIGDGLRDALDPKDR; encoded by the coding sequence ATGACCGCACATTATTCGGAGTCACCAGCCGAAAAGCAGCGGACCGTCGAAAACCTGAGCGAAGCGCGTTCGCCATGGCAGGATTCCTTGGCACGCTTCCGCAGCAATCGAGGCGCGGTTGTCAGCTTTTTCGCTCTCTGTCTAATCTTGCTGTTCGCAGGGTCCGGTTCGCTCCTGGCGGCCTGGCCGATCGACCAGATCGATTTCGCCGTCATGATCGACGTTCCGAATCTCGGGGCACCCTCCTTCTCGAACGGCCATTACTTCGGCGTTGACGAACTGGGGCGCGATCTGTTTGCCCGAACCGTTCAGGGCACGCAGATCTCTCTGGCCGTAGGCATTGTGGGGGCATCCATCGCGGTCGTCGTCGGAACGGTCTATGGTGCCGTTGCCGGCTTCGTTGGGGGGCGCGTCGACGCGCTGATGATGCGCCTCGTCGATATCCTGCTCGCAATTCCCTACATGTTCGTGCTCATTTTGATGCTCGTCATGTTCGGCCGCTCCATCGTCATTCTCTTTGTCGGGATAGGCCTGCTGGCCTGGCTGGATATGAGCCGCATCGTGCGAGGTCAGACATTAAGCCTGAAGCACAAGGACTATGTGGAAGCGGCGCGCGCCACGGGCGTGAGCTCGGCCGTCATCATCAGGCGTCATATTCTTCCCAACCTGATCAGCATCGTCATTGTCTATGCCACGCTTCTCGTGCCGGGCATGATCTTGGCCGAGAGCTTCATCAGTTTCCTTGGGCTCGGCGTGCAAGAACCGCAGACCAGTCTCGGCGCGCTGATCTCCGAAGGTGCGAAAACCATGTCGTATGGCATGCTATGGCAGCTCGCCTTTCCCTTGCTCTTCTTCATCAGCACGTTGTGTTCCCTCTATTTCATCGGAGACGGACTGCGCGACGCTTTGGACCCGAAGGATCGCTGA
- the oppB gene encoding oligopeptide ABC transporter permease OppB, with the protein MIRYILRRLLAAVPTILILIILSFLIMRLAPGNPFSSDRPMRPEVAANIQAKYGLDQPLWLQITDYIWSILTRFDFGPSFVYPDQTVSDIIAQGFPITFTYGVLAFGVSVTLGLALGIVAAIRHNTLIDTLAVGTAVGAHLLPGFIVAPLLVLVFTLWLGWLPGGGWGGLSQPAYLIMPVIALSTVYLASITRIARSSMLEVLTSNHIRTARAKGLPERQVILKHALRPALLPVISYLGPTFVSMVTGSVVIDLYFSTGGIGKFFVDAALNRDYAVMMGITILLGTLTIVFNLIVDLLYAWIDPKIRY; encoded by the coding sequence ATGATCCGCTATATCCTTCGGCGCCTGTTGGCGGCCGTCCCGACCATCTTGATCCTGATTATCCTTTCATTCCTCATCATGCGTCTGGCGCCCGGTAATCCCTTCTCCAGCGATCGCCCCATGCGGCCCGAAGTTGCCGCCAATATTCAGGCCAAATACGGGCTCGACCAGCCGCTCTGGTTGCAGATCACGGATTATATCTGGTCCATTCTCACTCGCTTCGACTTCGGGCCATCTTTCGTCTATCCCGACCAAACCGTCAGCGATATCATCGCCCAAGGCTTTCCGATCACCTTCACCTATGGTGTTCTGGCCTTCGGCGTTTCAGTGACGCTTGGACTTGCTCTGGGCATCGTCGCCGCCATTCGTCACAATACGCTCATCGACACGCTTGCCGTTGGTACTGCTGTCGGTGCGCATCTCTTGCCCGGTTTCATCGTTGCACCGCTGCTGGTGCTTGTCTTCACGCTCTGGCTGGGCTGGCTGCCGGGGGGCGGCTGGGGTGGCCTTTCGCAGCCAGCCTATCTGATCATGCCGGTTATAGCCCTATCGACCGTCTATCTTGCCTCCATCACGCGCATCGCGCGCTCGTCCATGCTGGAAGTGCTGACGTCGAACCACATTCGCACGGCGCGGGCAAAGGGACTGCCGGAGCGTCAGGTCATCCTGAAGCATGCGCTGCGTCCCGCGCTTCTGCCGGTCATCTCCTATCTCGGGCCAACCTTTGTCAGCATGGTGACAGGCTCGGTCGTGATCGATCTCTATTTCTCGACGGGTGGTATCGGGAAGTTCTTCGTCGATGCCGCGCTCAATCGCGACTATGCGGTCATGATGGGGATTACGATCCTGCTCGGAACGCTCACCATTGTCTTCAATCTCATCGTCGACCTGCTTTATGCCTGGATCGACCCCAAGATCCGGTACTGA
- a CDS encoding peptide ABC transporter substrate-binding protein, with amino-acid sequence MNQDLNVEFLDNLKTLDPQKNSDFEGGQVISHLFEGLYTQEADGTYAPALATSFDVSPDKLTYTFHLRPDSVWSNGEPVTAHDFVYAWRRLADPKTASSYADFLANMKVKNARSVIDGKISPSELGVSAPDDHTFVVMLDTPIAYLIPMISHSSTYPVPKSVVETLGDAWTKPGNLVGNGAYVLKSNDIGQKIVIARNERYWDNAKTIINSVTFHIINDDNQALTRYLAGELDATRIPAGQFLRLKKDYPDQAFTRPNACTYSYVFNIGEKGPTALKDVRVRKALSYAIDRDIIVNNILQAGQRPAYSWTHWAMSGFRMPDIDFAHWSQAERVAKAKELLAQAGFGPSNPLKIDIAYNTSEGHKKIAVAIQQFWKGVGVNATLSNMEFKVLLDRMREGSFDVARYGWCADYDEASSFLNVFAEKTNYAGYVNERYLQLMNQSTTSADPNADYQKAELLLAEDMPVAPIYFYAGVGLVKPDIRGIPVKSAGASWNAKDVYRVVK; translated from the coding sequence GTGAACCAGGATCTCAATGTCGAATTTCTCGACAATTTAAAGACGCTCGACCCACAGAAAAACAGTGACTTCGAGGGCGGACAGGTCATTTCGCATCTCTTTGAGGGTCTCTATACGCAGGAGGCCGATGGTACTTACGCGCCGGCGCTCGCGACGAGTTTCGATGTCTCCCCGGACAAGCTGACCTACACCTTCCATCTACGCCCGGATTCAGTCTGGTCGAATGGTGAACCGGTCACTGCGCATGATTTCGTTTATGCCTGGCGCAGGCTTGCCGATCCGAAGACAGCTTCGAGCTATGCAGACTTCCTCGCCAACATGAAGGTGAAGAACGCCCGGTCCGTGATCGATGGCAAAATCAGCCCCTCCGAACTGGGTGTCTCCGCGCCGGACGATCACACGTTTGTGGTGATGCTGGATACGCCGATTGCTTACCTCATTCCGATGATCAGCCATTCATCCACCTACCCGGTGCCGAAATCGGTGGTGGAGACATTGGGCGATGCCTGGACCAAGCCCGGTAATCTGGTGGGAAATGGCGCTTATGTTCTCAAATCCAACGATATCGGCCAGAAGATCGTGATCGCCCGCAATGAACGCTACTGGGACAATGCGAAGACGATTATCAACAGCGTCACCTTTCACATCATCAATGACGACAATCAGGCGCTGACCCGTTACCTCGCGGGTGAGCTGGATGCGACCCGCATCCCCGCCGGCCAGTTTTTGCGCTTGAAGAAGGACTATCCGGATCAGGCTTTCACGAGGCCCAATGCCTGCACCTACAGCTATGTATTCAATATTGGCGAGAAGGGACCGACGGCATTGAAGGATGTGCGGGTGCGCAAAGCGCTCTCTTATGCGATCGACCGGGATATCATCGTGAATAACATCCTTCAGGCGGGCCAACGGCCAGCCTATAGCTGGACCCATTGGGCCATGTCCGGCTTCCGCATGCCTGACATCGATTTCGCCCATTGGTCGCAGGCGGAGCGGGTGGCCAAGGCGAAGGAACTGCTGGCGCAAGCGGGATTCGGTCCCTCCAATCCGCTGAAGATCGACATTGCCTATAATACGTCGGAGGGCCACAAGAAGATCGCCGTAGCGATCCAGCAATTCTGGAAGGGCGTTGGCGTGAACGCCACGCTGAGCAATATGGAGTTCAAAGTGCTCCTCGATCGGATGCGCGAGGGCAGTTTCGATGTCGCCCGCTATGGCTGGTGTGCCGACTATGACGAGGCTTCGAGCTTCCTCAACGTCTTCGCCGAAAAAACCAATTACGCCGGCTATGTCAATGAGCGCTATCTGCAGCTGATGAACCAGTCCACGACATCCGCCGATCCCAATGCGGACTATCAGAAGGCCGAGCTGCTCCTTGCAGAAGACATGCCGGTGGCACCGATCTACTTCTATGCCGGCGTAGGCCTGGTCAAACCGGATATTCGCGGAATACCTGTCAAATCCGCCGGCGCATCCTGGAATGCCAAGGATGTCTATCGGGTCGTAAAATAG
- a CDS encoding tyrosine-protein phosphatase: MIRILVGRAVVCLGVLLVLLALYLGFLQLGGNFHEVLPGRFYRSAQLSGPAFGRYIETYKIGTIINLRGAKPGAAWYEEELAAARVHGVDHFDFAMSARRELTPDESLQLVALMRRAKGPLLVHCKSGADRTGLASVMYLQQIAGVDEETAEWQLTPLFGHLNLPFIGAYAMDDTWEQFEKLIGLDS; this comes from the coding sequence ATGATCAGGATTTTGGTCGGGCGCGCCGTCGTGTGTCTCGGTGTCCTCCTCGTTTTGCTCGCGCTCTATCTCGGCTTTCTGCAACTCGGCGGCAATTTCCACGAGGTCCTTCCCGGCCGGTTCTACCGCTCGGCGCAGCTTTCCGGCCCGGCTTTCGGACGATATATCGAAACCTACAAGATCGGCACGATCATCAATCTGCGTGGCGCAAAGCCCGGAGCTGCATGGTACGAAGAGGAACTGGCCGCAGCGCGGGTGCATGGTGTCGACCATTTCGATTTCGCCATGTCGGCGCGGCGGGAGCTGACGCCGGACGAGAGCTTGCAACTCGTTGCCCTGATGCGGCGGGCAAAGGGTCCTCTGCTGGTTCATTGCAAAAGCGGAGCCGACCGAACCGGCCTTGCATCGGTCATGTATCTCCAGCAGATCGCCGGCGTGGACGAGGAGACGGCAGAGTGGCAGCTCACGCCCTTGTTCGGGCACCTCAACCTCCCCTTTATCGGTGCCTATGCCATGGATGACACCTGGGAGCAGTTCGAAAAGCTGATCGGGTTGGATAGCTGA
- a CDS encoding cation diffusion facilitator family transporter → MNGDDKTLVQRLAFWGIPLALAVLALKLLAWRLTGSVALLSDGLESFVNVAAAAIAYFVIRYAQRPADADHQFGHHKAEYISAVIEGVLIVVAALLIVREAWAGLLAPRLPDAPALGLAINGLAGVINCVWATVLLRVGTRHRSPALKADGHHIMSDVVTSAGVLVGLLLALWTGYAILDPILAIVVGINILYQGWKVISHSLGGLMDKAVEPDEEIAIREAIRAHSAGALGVHDLRTRRAGAAAFIDFHLVVPAQMAVGQAHEICDRLEDAIKAAVPGASLAIHVEPEGESAHGLKVKVEGQ, encoded by the coding sequence ATGAACGGCGACGACAAGACACTCGTGCAGCGCCTCGCTTTCTGGGGCATCCCCCTTGCGCTGGCAGTCCTGGCCCTGAAACTTCTGGCCTGGCGCTTGACCGGCTCCGTCGCGCTTTTGTCCGATGGCCTGGAGAGCTTCGTCAATGTCGCCGCGGCTGCCATTGCCTATTTCGTCATCCGCTACGCGCAGCGGCCGGCCGATGCCGATCACCAGTTCGGCCACCACAAGGCCGAATATATCTCGGCTGTCATCGAAGGTGTTCTGATCGTCGTTGCCGCCCTGCTGATCGTGCGGGAGGCCTGGGCCGGCCTTCTGGCGCCTCGGCTGCCGGACGCGCCGGCGCTGGGCCTTGCCATCAACGGCCTTGCCGGCGTGATCAATTGCGTCTGGGCAACCGTGTTGCTCCGCGTCGGCACCCGCCACCGCTCCCCTGCCCTCAAGGCGGATGGCCATCACATCATGTCGGACGTGGTCACCTCCGCCGGGGTGCTGGTTGGGCTTCTCCTCGCCCTCTGGACCGGCTATGCCATCCTCGACCCTATTCTCGCCATCGTCGTCGGCATCAACATCCTGTATCAGGGATGGAAGGTGATTTCCCATTCCCTCGGCGGTTTGATGGACAAAGCCGTCGAGCCGGACGAGGAGATCGCCATTCGCGAGGCCATCCGCGCCCATTCGGCCGGCGCCCTCGGCGTTCACGACCTGCGGACAAGACGCGCCGGTGCGGCGGCCTTTATCGATTTCCATCTGGTCGTGCCGGCGCAGATGGCTGTCGGCCAGGCGCATGAAATCTGCGACCGGCTGGAAGACGCCATCAAGGCCGCCGTTCCGGGCGCGTCGCTTGCAATCCATGTCGAACCGGAGGGCGAGAGCGCCCACGGACTGAAAGTGAAGGTAGAAGGTCAATAA
- the queF gene encoding preQ(1) synthase codes for MSMTDVSGLSQLGNQVEAPTSPEAAVLEKVPNGNAGTDYVVRFTAPEFTSLCPMTGQPDFAHIVIDYIPQDFLVESKSLKLFLHSFRNHGAFHEDCSIYIGKRLVDLLSPKWLRIGAYWYPRGGIPIDVFWQTGAAPDGVWLPDQGVATYRGRG; via the coding sequence ATGAGCATGACGGATGTCAGCGGGCTGTCGCAGCTCGGAAACCAGGTGGAAGCCCCGACAAGCCCGGAAGCGGCCGTGCTGGAGAAGGTTCCCAACGGCAATGCCGGCACCGATTACGTGGTGCGGTTCACGGCGCCAGAATTCACCTCGCTCTGCCCCATGACCGGGCAGCCGGATTTCGCCCATATCGTGATCGACTACATACCGCAGGATTTTCTGGTCGAGTCGAAATCCCTCAAGCTTTTCCTGCATTCCTTCCGCAATCACGGCGCTTTCCATGAGGACTGCTCGATCTATATCGGCAAGCGGCTGGTCGATCTGCTGTCGCCGAAATGGCTGCGCATCGGCGCCTATTGGTATCCGCGCGGCGGCATCCCGATCGATGTCTTCTGGCAGACCGGTGCCGCGCCGGACGGCGTCTGGCTTCCGGACCAGGGTGTCGCCACCTATCGCGGCCGCGGCTGA
- a CDS encoding PAS domain-containing methyl-accepting chemotaxis protein codes for MAPFLNSNADKIVDALNLSFAVIEFDVDGNILKANKNFCDLMGYSEAELRGKHHRIFLDPDYAASKEYTAFWNRLRGGDFVCSEFMRLAKNGSEIFIRGNYNPIKSRSGKVLKIIKFANDITETKMHGIDTGAKIDAIAKAQAVIEFKTDGTVLTANENFLTALGYTLAEIVGKNHSMFVDPAFRNSPDYAEMWRKLNAGHFIADEFKRVGKGGRSVFIQASYNPVFDFKGRVIKVVKFATDVTDRVENVERLATALTNLAEGDLSQNIDKPFIASLEKVRRDFNAASVKLRGAMKTVLNNAETISAGAHEIRTAADDLAKRTEQQAASIEETAAALEEITTTVKDSSRRAEDSGQLVARAKSHADRSGQIVNEAVVAMDKINQSSSEISNIIGVIDEIAFQTNLLALNAGVEAARAGEAGKGFAVVAQEVRELAQRSASAAKEIKSLITASGAQVASGVTLVSKAGEALQEIAANVQDINKDILAIIESAREQSTALSEINQAINTVDQGTQQNAAMVEEQTAASHGLAEEAKALFALLEQFKFAEHDRVSLAGPSRSAKPGQTHQAPRAVMPRLSTQGNAALKADWNEF; via the coding sequence ATGGCCCCCTTCTTGAATTCCAATGCCGACAAGATCGTAGATGCCCTCAATCTCTCCTTTGCCGTCATCGAATTCGATGTGGATGGCAATATCCTCAAGGCGAATAAGAATTTCTGTGACCTGATGGGTTATTCGGAGGCCGAACTTCGCGGCAAGCATCACCGCATCTTCCTCGATCCCGATTATGCAGCTTCGAAAGAGTATACGGCGTTCTGGAACCGGCTGAGAGGCGGCGATTTCGTCTGCAGCGAATTCATGCGGCTTGCCAAGAACGGCTCCGAGATCTTCATTCGCGGCAATTACAATCCGATCAAGAGCCGATCCGGCAAAGTCCTCAAGATCATCAAATTTGCCAATGACATCACTGAGACGAAGATGCACGGCATCGACACCGGCGCCAAGATCGATGCCATTGCCAAGGCGCAGGCCGTGATCGAATTCAAGACCGACGGAACGGTGCTCACGGCGAACGAAAACTTTCTGACCGCCTTGGGTTACACGCTGGCCGAAATCGTCGGCAAGAACCACAGCATGTTCGTGGATCCGGCGTTCCGCAACAGCCCCGACTATGCGGAGATGTGGCGCAAGCTGAATGCGGGCCATTTCATTGCCGACGAATTCAAGCGGGTCGGCAAGGGCGGTCGCAGCGTTTTCATCCAGGCCTCCTATAATCCCGTCTTCGATTTCAAGGGACGGGTGATCAAGGTCGTCAAGTTCGCGACCGACGTCACGGATCGCGTCGAGAATGTCGAGCGCCTGGCGACAGCGCTGACCAATCTTGCGGAGGGCGATCTCTCCCAGAACATCGACAAGCCCTTCATCGCATCGCTGGAAAAGGTTCGCCGCGACTTCAATGCCGCGTCGGTCAAGCTGCGCGGGGCGATGAAGACGGTCCTGAACAATGCCGAGACAATCTCCGCCGGCGCGCACGAAATCCGCACGGCCGCAGACGATCTGGCAAAGCGGACGGAACAGCAGGCTGCATCGATCGAAGAGACGGCAGCCGCGCTGGAGGAAATCACCACCACCGTCAAGGATTCCAGCCGCCGCGCCGAAGATTCCGGTCAGCTGGTGGCGCGCGCCAAATCGCATGCCGATCGGTCGGGTCAGATCGTCAATGAGGCGGTCGTGGCAATGGACAAGATCAACCAGTCGTCCAGCGAGATTTCCAACATTATCGGCGTGATCGACGAGATCGCCTTCCAGACGAATCTTCTGGCGCTCAACGCCGGGGTCGAGGCCGCGCGAGCCGGCGAGGCCGGCAAGGGATTTGCCGTCGTTGCCCAGGAGGTCCGGGAGCTGGCGCAGCGATCGGCATCGGCTGCCAAGGAAATCAAATCCCTGATCACGGCATCCGGCGCGCAAGTGGCGAGCGGCGTCACGCTGGTCAGCAAGGCCGGCGAAGCCCTTCAGGAAATCGCCGCCAATGTGCAGGATATCAACAAGGATATCCTGGCGATCATCGAATCGGCGCGCGAGCAGTCGACAGCGCTCAGCGAAATCAATCAGGCCATCAATACCGTCGACCAAGGCACGCAGCAGAACGCAGCCATGGTGGAAGAGCAGACGGCTGCCAGCCATGGACTGGCCGAGGAGGCAAAGGCTCTCTTTGCCTTGCTCGAACAGTTCAAATTCGCCGAGCACGACCGGGTATCTCTGGCCGGCCCAAGCCGTTCGGCTAAACCGGGCCAGACGCATCAGGCACCGCGTGCCGTCATGCCTCGCCTGTCGACGCAAGGCAATGCGGCATTGAAGGCCGACTGGAACGAATTCTAA
- the ribB gene encoding 3,4-dihydroxy-2-butanone-4-phosphate synthase, whose protein sequence is MTLSTVEDALEALARGGMVVVVDDEDRENEGDIIVASDHVTPETIAFMMKHARGLVCVAMEGERLDALDIPLMVPNNTEYLKTAFTVSVDYIGGTTTGISAADRAATVRALMDEASSPEDFARPGHIFPLRAHPDGVLGRPGHTEAAVDLARLIGKRPSGVICEVANDDGTMARLPELIEFCKLHGLPLISIEKLIEYRNRGGRPASASAAAAA, encoded by the coding sequence ATGACACTTTCGACAGTTGAAGACGCATTGGAAGCTTTGGCGCGCGGCGGTATGGTCGTCGTGGTCGATGATGAAGATCGCGAGAATGAGGGCGACATCATCGTCGCGTCCGATCATGTGACGCCCGAAACCATCGCCTTCATGATGAAGCACGCCCGCGGCCTCGTCTGCGTGGCGATGGAGGGCGAGCGCCTCGACGCGCTGGACATCCCGCTAATGGTCCCGAACAACACCGAATATCTGAAGACGGCGTTCACCGTATCAGTCGATTATATCGGCGGCACGACGACCGGCATTTCCGCCGCGGATCGGGCGGCGACCGTTAGGGCCCTGATGGATGAGGCCTCCTCGCCAGAGGATTTTGCCCGGCCCGGCCATATTTTTCCGCTTCGCGCCCATCCGGATGGCGTGCTGGGCCGGCCTGGTCATACCGAAGCTGCGGTCGATCTCGCCCGGCTGATCGGCAAGCGCCCCTCCGGCGTGATCTGCGAAGTCGCAAATGACGACGGCACCATGGCAAGGCTTCCCGAGTTGATCGAGTTCTGCAAACTGCACGGACTGCCGCTGATTTCGATTGAGAAGTTGATCGAGTATCGTAACAGGGGCGGCCGTCCTGCATCGGCATCGGCGGCAGCGGCGGCATGA
- a CDS encoding SDR family oxidoreductase — MSEMSLNAPKLFTLTGQVALVTGAGSGIGQRIAIGLAQCGADVALLDRRTDDGLATTARFVQAAGRRSVEIAADVTQAEALSEAVARTEAELGPLTLAVNAAGIANANPAEEMEEAQFQTMMDINLKGVFLSCQAEARAMLKNGRGSIVNIASMSGVIVNRGLNQCHYNASKAGVIHMSKSMAMEWVGRNIRVNTISPGYTATPMNTRPEMVHQTKLFEEQTPMQRMANVDEMVGPAVYLLSDAASFVTGVDLLVDGGFCCW, encoded by the coding sequence ATGTCGGAGATGAGCCTGAACGCGCCAAAACTCTTCACTCTTACAGGCCAGGTCGCCTTGGTGACCGGCGCGGGCAGCGGTATCGGCCAGCGAATCGCGATCGGGCTGGCGCAATGCGGCGCCGATGTCGCGCTTCTCGACCGCCGCACGGATGATGGCCTGGCCACCACGGCGCGTTTCGTGCAAGCGGCCGGACGCCGCAGCGTCGAGATCGCAGCGGACGTGACCCAGGCTGAGGCATTGTCCGAGGCGGTGGCACGCACCGAGGCCGAGCTCGGACCGCTGACCCTCGCCGTCAATGCCGCCGGTATTGCCAATGCCAATCCGGCTGAGGAGATGGAGGAGGCGCAGTTCCAGACGATGATGGACATCAATCTGAAGGGGGTCTTCCTGTCATGCCAGGCAGAGGCACGCGCCATGCTGAAAAACGGCCGCGGATCGATCGTCAACATCGCCTCCATGTCCGGCGTCATCGTGAATCGCGGTCTGAATCAGTGCCATTACAATGCCTCGAAGGCAGGCGTGATCCATATGTCCAAATCGATGGCGATGGAGTGGGTGGGGCGCAATATTCGGGTGAATACGATCAGTCCCGGCTATACCGCAACGCCGATGAATACCCGGCCGGAAATGGTGCACCAGACGAAGCTGTTCGAGGAACAGACCCCCATGCAGCGAATGGCAAATGTCGATGAAATGGTAGGCCCCGCTGTGTACCTGCTGTCTGATGCGGCAAGCTTCGTCACCGGCGTCGATCTTCTGGTGGATGGCGGCTTCTGCTGCTGGTGA